CGGACTGATAAAGCTCATTTTCTGCTCGGTATGGACAATCAGCCAGTGTGCCACCATCATCAAGGAAATACTGCCCAACACAATCAACGCAAACAGCTTCCAAAATAAGCGTTTTTTCATTGCAAACAGTACCCAGTACCATGGATAGTCTGTAATTGGCCGGCAGGCATACCTGCTGCCACCAGCTTCCGTCTGATACGACTGATGTGCATATCCAGACTGCGGTCATAACGGCTGAATTCTTTTTTAAGCACCATACGATATAACGCCGGTTTACTTAATGGCTGGCCATCTTGTGCAACCAAAGCCCATAAAATGTTGAACTGAACGCTGGTCAGTTTAACGTGCTGCTCCTGATAGAGGACGGTCTGAGGATGTTTTATCAAACGCAGTGCCCCCGAAGTTAAGCTGGCAACATCTGTTTTGGTTTGGAGGTTGGCACAGCGTCTTAATATAGCCTCGATTCTTAATCGTAACTCTATAAAATTAAATGGTTTAATAAGATAATCATCCGCACCATTTTTTAACCCCAGAATCCGCTCTGAGTCCGCATCTCGCGCTGAAATAACGATAACCGGCTTATCAGATTGCTGACGAATTTGCTCAAGCACGCCGTGGCCAGACACATCCGGCAAGTTCAAATCAAGCAATATCAAATCGATTGGGTGAGAATCCAAGAGCTCACTAACCGGTGATGCATCAAATGCTTGCCAGACGGTGAAACCCGCCTCATTCAACATGTCTTTGAGCTGTGTATTTAGCGTCAAATCATCTTCGATAATAAGTATGTTTGGATTCATGGCGTGATAGCGCGGCCAAATAATGATAATGATTATTATTTATATTAAACCAGTCTCACGACAAAAAAAAGCGGGGAATCAACCGTGATCCCCCGCTACGTTTAATGCTGGTTTGCAATTATTTTAATCTGGAATACGAATCGCCAGAAACTGTGCCGCACCATTACGCTGAACCAGAACTGGTACAGATTTTCCGGCCGGCAATGCTTCCGCAATTTCGACAAACTGCTCGGCACTTTCAATCTTTACATTATTCAGACTCAGGATAATGTCCTGTTGTTGAATACCTGCTTTGGCAACGGGACCCGATTCCAATTTAAATACGATCACGCCCCCTTCAACCTCCGCTTGTTTACGCTGTTCAGCCGTTAAATCAATGACTTCCACCGCCAAACGATCGTCGGTAAAACGCCCCGTCATTTTATTTGACTGCCCCACTGCGGCTAGTTGTTCATCTTCTGGTAATTCTTCAATGACTACAGCGATAGACTGACGTTTGTTTTGACGCATGATTTCAACCGTCGTTTTTTGACCAACCGCCGTACGTCCTACTATTGGCGGCAAATCTGATGATGTTTCGACTGTTTTACCATCAAAAGTCAGAATAATATCACCCGCTTCAAAACCCGCTTTCGCTGCCGGGCTATCAGGCACAACCCGAGATACCAAAGCGCCACGCGGTTTTCTAAGGCCAAATGATTCTGCTAATTCACGGGTCACATCCTGAATAACGACACCCAGCCAGCCTCGACTGACATATCCCTGATCCTTGATTTGATCCACCACATTCATGACAACATCCATCGGAATCGCAAAAGATAACCCCATGAAACCACCGGTACGGCTATATATTTGCGAGTTAATACCAATGACTTCACCATCAAGGTTAAATAATGGCCCACCTGAATTACCTGGATTAATGGCAACATCCGTCTGAATAAATGGCACATAACTGTCGCTTGGCAAGCTTCGACCCAACGCACTGACAATGCCAGCTGTTGCCGAATAATCAAAACCAAATGGAGACCCAATTGCCAAGACCCATTCGCCAACTTTCATATCCATCGAGTCACCCAACTTGACGGCTTTCAGATTCAAGCCTTGCGGGTCGACCTTGAGTAGCGCCACATCGCTACGTTCATCACTTCCCAAAAGCTCAGCCGTCAATTCCGTTCGATCACTGAACCGAACGACAATTTCGTCAGCATCCTTAATAACGTGATGGTTGGTCAGAATAAAACCATCTTCAGACAAAACAAACCCCGAACCGAGCGAGTTAGCCTGAGGCGGTTGCGGTTGTCCTGGTTGACCAAAAAAACGTTTGAAAAAATCATCAAATGGCGTGCCTTCCGGGATTTCCATACCTGGTGGCAAAGATGGCATGCCATTCATACTGCGATCTTCCTGGTTATTCTTGGTGCTGATATTGACAACGGCATCCGCATTCTCTTCAACGAGTTCGGTGAATTCCGGCAAGTTACGTGCCTGTACCTGTAAACTCATCATTAACCAAGCCATAGCAAGACTGAAAATAGCCCAGGATTTCGTTCGTATCATATTTCTTCCTCTTTCATTTTCATCGCGATAACCGCGTTTTGCTTCTTAAGACTATTTGCCACCCAATAAAAACCGACAAACAGTCCTATCCCACCCGTTAGCGTCTGCACGAGATCAGGCCAGCCTAGCCATCGACTGAGACCCGCCCCGACAAACATTGCCAACAGGGGCAACAAATACATTAAAAATGCCCCATTTAATAAAGCCTGTTCAGGAATTGCCACCGTAACTTGCTGACCAATCCGAACTGACCCGGTGTATGGGACAGCAATTCTATTAAAACGTTTGCCAACATGGTTAGCTAGCAGGCCTGTTCCACATCCTTGTCGAACCTGACAGCCACCACAGGTCGTCTGGCGCTGTGCTTCAACCCAGACCTGATTTCTTTCAACAGCAATCACCGTTGCTGCTTGTTCAATCACGGTGCGGTTCCAGACAATTGGAATGTGATGTTTGTACCAATTTTTTCAACTGTGTGAGCAGGGACTTCACCAACAACCGTCACAAAGTGGGCATGAATAATTTTGCCATAGGCATTCATCGCCCCAACATTTGAAACGCCAAGAAGGTGCGCTGGTCGAGAGCGGGTTTTTTCAATAAAAACGGAAACTGCACTCAAACCATCACTATAGACACGTTGCTCTACATAAGCGCCATTGTTAGCACGTAACCGATTCTGTGCTGCAACCAGACTGAATCCCTCTGGCAACCAATTTGCTTGCCAGTTTGAAATCAGTTTATCGGAACTGGTATCCAAGGGCGTACCCGGTTCTGATTGATACCAAATCATCTCATGGCCACCGGTTTGCGCTTTAAATTGGTGATCTTCGATAGGTGTTTGCGTATCAATTGATGAAAAAGAAAAAGTTTCCAACACCGCTTTCGTTTCAGACAACAGCTCTGACTTAAGCAGTAAATCGGTTTCGATATCCACCCACATACGATAGCCATATCGGTAATCATCAACCGGCGTAATGGCTAAAACCTGACTTTGTCGGCCGGCAACCCGCTCAATATCCCCCAATGTAACCTCGTAAAAAGGCGTGGCAGAGCGTAGTCTGCGGGGTAAATCGCTTGGAAAGCCTTGACCTAATGGACGTCTGCTGACATTAACCTGCTCGACCTCAGGATTGATACAGGTAACCATATCGTTAGAGCGAATTACCTCTCTGGCAGCGCCATTCAAAGAAATAAGTCGTTCCATTTCACCCAACTCATTGTTGCGGTGATATATCTGTACAGACTGTATGGCGCTATCATTGTGGTAAGTGAATACGCCTTGGTAGGTTAGCTCTTTTCCTGCTCGCGTCATGCGTTCGAGCAAATCAATCGCATCACTGCTTGACCAAGCCAATCCTGGCATCAAAAAAAATAGTGTGAAAGCCAGGGTCCTCAACATCGTTACTGCTCCGCCCCGTAGGAAACAACACGACCGTATGAAAACATACCTGCACCACCAGCGTATTCATTGTGATCAACCAAATAATGATTCAATCGATCTTCTACTTCAGGCGCTTCAACTATCCAGCGATTGACTCTGACCACAGGCGATGTGCTGGCAGTTTGTGGCGCGGACTCGACTGCTGCTACCGGCATCGATTGAAATCCAGTTTGGATACTGGGCTGCATTACGCCGACTACCGCCAAAGCTCCCACTGACGCTGCAACAGCGAGACCAGCGGCTTGTTTCCAGACTTTGGCCGGAAAGCGAATAATATTAGATTGATGACGACGCTCAGATTGGCTATAGACCGGTTCATTCGCGAGTTGCGCAGACAGCCGCAAGGTTAAATCAACGGGGCGTTGCTTAAGACCTCGAGTATAGCCATGCATCACATCACGCGTGTGTTGCCAACGCAGATAATCTGCCTTGACGTCCGCATCATTACTAATCAATTCGATTGCTTCGGTCAACGCATCGCCAGATAGTTGACCATCCATTAATGCAGAGAGCATCTCACGATGATTCACTGTCATAATTTAATCCTCTTCACCCATTACTGCTTTAACTTGTTTATCAATTGCTTCACGCGCCCGGAATATCCTTGACCTGACGGTACCGATTGGACAATCCATTGCCTGTGCGATTTCTTCGTAACTCATTCCCTCAAATTCACGTAACTTGATGGCCGTTGCGGTATCTTCGGGCAGATCTTCAATAACTTGTTGTATTGCCTGTTCCAACTCAATACTCATGAGACTGTTTTCCGGGGTCTCAAATTCCTTCAACTCCGGTGCATCGTAATAAATTGTTGCATCCATAGCGTCCACATCACTGACCGGTGGTCTTCTGGCACTAGCGGTAAGATGATTTTTGGACGTGTTAATGGCGATGCGATACAGCCAAGTATAAAACGCACTATCCCCGCGAAAACCGGGCAAAGCACGGTAAGCTTTGATAAAGGCTTCTTGAGCAACATCCATAGCTTCCACCGGATCATGGACAAATCCGGTGATGACATGAATGATGCGTTGCTGATACTTCATGATCAGCAGGTCGAACGCTTTTTTATCACCAGCCTGCACCCGTTCAACTAATTCTTGATCGACACTCATTCTGTGATCCGGTCTGCTCCGAAACACCGGAGGTCTGTTATTTTCATTGCTTGATTGACCAAACTCATTTTTATTTGTTCCACAATCCGTGCAAAATACTTGCAGGCATTCTACCTGTTTCCATGAACATGGCTACTACACATCAATTTGATCTGCTTATTATTGGCAGCGGTACCGCTGGTCTGACACTTGCCCTGCACATGGCAGACACGGCAAACGTGGCGGTAATATCCAAGAGCCAGCTTGAAGAAGGCGCCTCCCTGTATGCGCAAGGGGGTATTTCTGTCGTGCTTGATAAAACTGATTCGTTGCAATCCCACATTGATGACACCATAACGGCTGGCGATGGATTATGCGACCCCGAGGTGGTGAAATATACCGTTGAACACGCCCGCGAAGCAGTTGAGTGGTTGATTGAGCAAGGCGTGTCGTTCACACGAGACGAAGATAAACACAGCCATTTCCACTTAACTCGTGAAGGCGGTCATAGCCACCGTCGTATCATTCACTCTGCAGATGCAACGGGACGGGCGGTAGAAACAACCCTGCTCGACAAAGCCAAAGCACACCCGAATATTCATTTATTTCCGTATCATATTGGCATTGACCTTATCACCAGTCGCAAGCAACTTGGCGCACAAGAAAATACCTGTCTTGGCTGTTATGCGTTGGATATCAAAGCCGATAAACCCATCACTTTTCTGGCGCCGGTAACCGTGCTGGCAACTGGTGGCGCGGGCAAGGTTTATCTTTACACCAGTAACCCGGATGTTTCTACAGGGGATGGTATCGCCATGGGCTGGCGAGCGGGTTGCCGTATCGCCAACATGGAATTTATACAATTCCATCCGACCTGTTTATATCACCCCAAAGCCAAATCCTTTCTTATCAGCGAATCCCTGCGCGGTGAAGGGGCTTTGCTGAAACTAGCCGATGGCACCCGGTTTATGCCCGCATTTCATGAACTTGCTGAACTGGCACCAAGGGATATCGTCGCTAGGGCAATTGATCATGAAATGAAACGATTAGGTCATGACTGCGTTTATCTTGATATTAGCCATCAGCCTGCCGGATTCATTCAAAGCCATTTCCCCACAATTTATCAACGCTGTCTCTCGTTTGGCATAGATATCAGTCAATCGCCAATCCCCGTTGTGCCAGCCGCCCATTACACGTGTGGTGGCATTGTCACCGATGTGCATGGCAGAACTGATATTCCAGGCCTTTACGCCATCGGTGAAACGGCACACACCGGTTTGCATGGTGCCAACCGCATGGCCAGTAACTCTTTGTTAGAGTGTCTGGTTTTTGCACGTGCAGCCGCCAAAGACATCCAACAGTCTCAGATTACCCGGCCAATTTCGGCGATACCAGAATGGGATGATAGTCGCGTATTTCCCGCCAAGGAAGCGGTCGCAATTAGTCATAACTGGGACGAACTTCGCCGCTTTATGTGGGACTATGTTGGCATCGTTCGCAGTAATGAACGACTCCACAAAGCCCGGCAGCGGTTATCTTTGTTGAAACAGGAAATTGATGAGTTTTACAGTCGCCATCACATCAGCAATGATCTTCTGGAATTGCGTAATCTGGCTGATGTTGCCGAGTTGATTATCCGGTCTGCACAAACTCGTCATGAAAGCCGGGGGCTGCATTTTAACCTCGACTACCCAACACTCAATCCGCATCAACCACCAGAAAACACGCTTATTGCGGGCCAACAGGCTGACTGAGTCGAATGCGCAGCTGTCGCCCATGTTCAGCCGAAATACTGTCGCAAAATAATACCAGACTGCGCTTACCTTTTTGTTGAGTATGGTAGTGAATGATGATCAAAGGCAGACTAACAAAACATTGCTTTATGGTAATCAGGCAAGCATGACCTTGCTCATCCGTCAATTGCCAACCGGTGGCGTCATCAACAATCAAAAACTGACGCAGACTCGCCTGACGTCGCTTGAAAAAGTAAACATAATGCCATGCCACAAATATTATTATGGCCAGTTTCATCCCAACCGACAGGGTAGCAATCAGAATGGCGATGATGGCCAACAGGTGCAAAACTATTGCTAGCCAAACCGCGATTCGTGACGGCACAATCGTGACCTCTAGTCGTGGCGCATTCATAAATTTGGGTTCCACATAGTCTGTCGTTACAATAAGTGTCTGTCCTATTAGCGGAAATCGCAATGTCTGATGAGCTAACAAGCATCCTTGAACAACAAACAGCCTGCTTACCTCAACCGAGCCTGAACCAAGCTGGGTTTTGTTTTTTATCTGACTGGCGGTACCTGATTGTTGAGGGTGAGGACGCTGCCTCTTTTTTACAAAACCTGCTAACGAATGACGTCAATCAGTGTCAGCCCGGCCAAGCACAATTAACCGGATTTTGTCAGGCTAAAGGTCGGTTATTGGGTATTTTCTGGTTGATTCGAAATCCGGATAACTTCTTTTTAGTTTTATCAGCAGACCAGCAGGATTTTATTCGTCAGCGGCTTGATATGTTTCGACTGCGTAGCAAAATCACCATTCAGAATGGTGGCCAACCGGTCATTGGTTTTTTGGATCAAACCACCCCGCTACCTGACACGGCCCAGATCCAAAATAACCTGGCGATTGCCGTCATGGATACCGATATCCTGGCCAAGCTTATCGAAGAAACCACGCTGATACCGCGCGCCCAAGCAGACTGGCAAACACGACTTGTTAAAGCTGGCTTGCCGCAAATTTATGCTATCACTAGAGAGAAATTTACGGCTCAACAGGTCAATCTTGACACTGCCGGGGGCGTCAGCTTTCGAAAAGGCTGCTATCCAGGTCAAGAGGTTGTCGCCCGGCTACACTATCTGGGTGAAGCTAAACGGCGATTATTTACCGGGTTCGTCCAAACTGAATATGACTTTTCCGTCGGTGAAGATATTTTAACCGAAGACGGTTCAATTGCCGGGCAACTGGTGCAGTATGGTGTTGCCGAAAATAATACCTGGATACTTCAAATGACACTCAAACTATCCATGGCTGAACACACTTTGAAACTTGCCGATGGAACACCGATTAAGCAGGTCTCTCCTCTGCCGCGAGACTAGTCAATATCCAGCTTTTTGAGTTTGTAGCGCAAGGCACGAAAACTGATTCCCAGTTTTTTTGCCGCTGCCGTTCGGTTCCAGCGTGTTTCTGACAATGCCTGCTCAATCAAAACGCGCTCTTGAGAAGCCATTTGTGCAGATAAATCTTCTGCAAGCGCTGTTTCTTCATTGTTTTGATCATTGTTGAACTCAGGCGAATCCTCAGCTGACAATCGCTGCGGCCGCTTGGGCAACATTAGGTCTTGCGGTTTAATTTCTTCACCTTCCGACCACGTTAAAGCCCTTTCCAGTGTATTTTCCAATTCACGCACATTACCCGGAAAAGCATAATTCTGAAGTGCGGCCATGGCAGCTTCACTCAAACTGGGATTGCGCTGTTGGTTTTTGTCGGCCAACCGCTGCAAAATAGCTTCGGCAAGCAGCGGAATATCAGAAGCACGATCCCGCAGTGCCGGGACATTGAGCTCGATGACATTTAAGCGATAGAACAAATCCTCGCGAAAGCTGCCGTTTTTAACACACTGCACCAAATCTTTGTGCGTCGCCGATAATACGCGTACATCAACAGTAATTTCCTCATGACTACCAACCGGCCGAATGCTTTTTTCCTGAATTGCCCGTAGTAGCTTAACCTGCATCATCAAGGGCAAATCCGCAACTTCATCTAAAAATAATGTCCCGCCATCGGCTGCTTGAAATAGCCCCTGTTTATCGGCTATTGCGCCGGTAAAAGCGCCTTTTTTATGACCGAAAAATTCACTCTCCACTAGCTCCGAAGGGATTGCGCCACAATTCACCGGGACAAAAGCCTGATCGCGGCGAGCACCCAAATCATGGATCAAACGCGCAACTAACTCCTTGCCGGTACCGGATTCACCGCTAATATATACCGGTGCCTGACTACGAGATAATTTGGTCACTTTGCTGCGAAGGTCTCGCATTACCGTCGTGTCGCCTAATAGTCGATGTCTGGAACGTCGTTCCTGTTGTCGTGGTCGCACAGGGGAAAGTTTCATTGCGGCATTAACCAAATCGCGCAGCGCTCTTAATTTCAACGGTTTGGCAACAAAATCAAAAGCACCGGATTTGAGCGCTTGCACCGCCAAATCCACATTGCCGTGCGCCGTAATCACAGCAACCGGTAACTCTGGACGCACGCCTTGTAACCATTTGACAAACTCAAGGCCATCGCCATCCGGCAGACGCATATCGGTAAAACATAAATCAAATGCTTGTTGTTGTATTGCCTGCTTGGCCTGAGCCAGATTTTCTGCGGTAACACAATCAATCTGCATTCCAGACAATGTCATGCAGATTAATTCCAGAATATCCGCTTCATCATCAATAATCAGTGCTTGGGCGTAATGGGTTGCATGACTCATTTTTGTACCGGAAATGTAATTCGAAAACAGCTGCCAGCGTCAGCCAGATAATGAAGGCGGGCACCATTAGCTTGACATAATTCACGTGCGAGATATAAACCCAGCCCTGTGCCGCCCTGACGAGCAGAATAAAACGGCTCAAACAAATGTTTCAAGGCCTTTTCACTAACGCCTTGACCATTATCAAGCACATCTATCCAAACCTGGTCTGCATGTTCCTCAACAACTATAGCCAGCGGGGTATCTGCTGATAAGTCAGCATGGTGCAAACCGTTATCAAGTAAATTCCACAGAATTTGATGCAATTGCTGAGGGTCGGTTCGGACTCGGGTCAATGGCTGCTTTACAGTTAATTGTAACTTGCTGGCAGGCAATGCTTTGGTTTCGCTAAATTCTTCAATCAGTTTTTCCAGCCATGTTGCCAGCAATACCGAACCGGGTTGCGTAGATTTACGTCGGCTCATTTGTAGAATGGTTTCTATGATCAGATTCATGCGCGAGCTATGGCGTTGAATAATTGCCGTTAACTTGTTGATGGAGGCATCACCAGAGCGTTGTTCTGCTAACAACTCACCAGCATGACTTATCGCACTGAGTGGGTTACGAATCTCATGCGCAATACTGGCGGTCAGCCTACCTAAGGAAGCCAACTTGAGTTGTTGCGCCTGTTGAGCAAGCTCCGTTATGTTTTCAACAAAAATCAGGGTTTCACCGGTTTCAACGCGCGTCGCTCTTGCCTGTAACTCGGGCAAATCATGGCGAGGTTGAAAGGGCTGGAAGGCTTCCGGATCACGCAAATGCCAGCGTTGCAACTGACTTGCCAGTTCTGGCACCGCTTCTTTCAACAAAAAACCGGGTTGCTGCTCTGCAATCGCTAAGAGTTTTCTGGCTGATTCGTTGAATAAGCTCACCCGTCCCTGCATATCAATTGCCAACACGGCATCCTGCATCCGTTGAATAATATGCTGATTAAGATTTGCCAGTTTGTTAAGTTCTGATGCACGCTGTTCTGCTAAGCTTTGCGAGCGTTGCATTGTTTGCGAGACAATTTGTGCCAACAATGCAGTCACAAAAAAAATGGCGCCTAATATCCCTGCCTGACTGAAGTGTCCCGTATTTTGCCCGGCTACTTCACCATATGTTGCCTCTATCAAGACAGCCAGCGTTGCGACTGCCGCAATAAACGCCGCCATTCGTCCTGGTATCATGGCACCACCAGCGACCACAATCACAATCAGCAACGCCCCTAAACCGGTCTGTAATCCGCCACTGGTATGAATGATCAATGACAGCATCAGAATATCCAACAGCAATTGCCAACGGCACTGAGAGACAAACTCGCCACCATCACGCAAACACAGCCACAGCAGACCAACGGCTAACAGCAGGTAACCAGCGGCAATCAGTTGAAATAAATCGGGTAGTTTTTGTCCCAGATAGTCCGGCGGCAATTGCCAGAATGAAACCGCAAACAGGACCGTAGCAAGAAATAACCGATAACCCGAAAACAGACGTAAAGCACGCCAGGGATTATCAACAATGACTGGGTCACTCACAATGTCGGGATCAGCCATCAGCCTTATTGTGAAAAGCGGTCAGATGCTCCTCGGAACAAAAATAATGGCCATCCTTTTGTCTGGCTTCTTGCGGCAGCAGATGCAGTCCACAAAAGTCGCAACGCACCATTTGCTGTTCATTAACCCGTTTATTGGCGCGTCGTTCTGCCTGAGCCCGTCGCCATAGATGACGAAAGCTCAGATACAGTAACAGTCCAATTGCCAGCAAAACCAAAATTCGCATAACCGACCTCAAAAAAAAGGGTATGCAATAGCATACCCCTTTCTGTCATTTTAACTCTAATTTTAGCCTCGAGATGCCCGCTTTCTCTCGTGTTCAAGTAACAGTTTTTTTCGCAACCGCAATGATTTTGGCGTCACTTCCAGCAACTCATCATCGCCGATAAATTCCAATGCCTGCTCAAGGCTCATTCGAATAGGTGGTACCAGCGTGACGGCATCATCTGAACCAGAGGCTCGAACATTGGTTAACTGTTTGCCTTTTAACGGATTCACCACCAGATCGTTATCGCGCGAATGAATACCGATGATCATGCCTTCGTATACTTCGTCACCGTGACCAATAAACATCCGGCCGCGTTCTTGAAGATTAAATATGGCAAATGCGACGGCTTTACCGACACCGTTGGCAATCAATACGCCATTGATTCGTTTACCAAAAGTACCCGGTTTTACAGGCGCATAATGATCAAACACACTGTAAATCAAACCGGTTCCCTGCGTTGCAGTCAGAAATTCTGTCCGAAAACCAATCAAACCGCGCGAAGGAATCATGAAGTCAAGACGAATTCGTCCTTTACCATCTGGTGACATATCTTTTAACTCACCACCACGGGTACCCATTTTTTCCATCACCGTGCCTTGATGGGTATCTTCCACGTCAATGGTGACCGCTT
The genomic region above belongs to Methylophaga frappieri and contains:
- a CDS encoding YgfZ/GcvT domain-containing protein; this translates as MSDELTSILEQQTACLPQPSLNQAGFCFLSDWRYLIVEGEDAASFLQNLLTNDVNQCQPGQAQLTGFCQAKGRLLGIFWLIRNPDNFFLVLSADQQDFIRQRLDMFRLRSKITIQNGGQPVIGFLDQTTPLPDTAQIQNNLAIAVMDTDILAKLIEETTLIPRAQADWQTRLVKAGLPQIYAITREKFTAQQVNLDTAGGVSFRKGCYPGQEVVARLHYLGEAKRRLFTGFVQTEYDFSVGEDILTEDGSIAGQLVQYGVAENNTWILQMTLKLSMAEHTLKLADGTPIKQVSPLPRD
- a CDS encoding SoxR reducing system RseC family protein, which encodes MIEQAATVIAVERNQVWVEAQRQTTCGGCQVRQGCGTGLLANHVGKRFNRIAVPYTGSVRIGQQVTVAIPEQALLNGAFLMYLLPLLAMFVGAGLSRWLGWPDLVQTLTGGIGLFVGFYWVANSLKKQNAVIAMKMKEEEI
- a CDS encoding DegQ family serine endoprotease, which gives rise to MIRTKSWAIFSLAMAWLMMSLQVQARNLPEFTELVEENADAVVNISTKNNQEDRSMNGMPSLPPGMEIPEGTPFDDFFKRFFGQPGQPQPPQANSLGSGFVLSEDGFILTNHHVIKDADEIVVRFSDRTELTAELLGSDERSDVALLKVDPQGLNLKAVKLGDSMDMKVGEWVLAIGSPFGFDYSATAGIVSALGRSLPSDSYVPFIQTDVAINPGNSGGPLFNLDGEVIGINSQIYSRTGGFMGLSFAIPMDVVMNVVDQIKDQGYVSRGWLGVVIQDVTRELAESFGLRKPRGALVSRVVPDSPAAKAGFEAGDIILTFDGKTVETSSDLPPIVGRTAVGQKTTVEIMRQNKRQSIAVVIEELPEDEQLAAVGQSNKMTGRFTDDRLAVEVIDLTAEQRKQAEVEGGVIVFKLESGPVAKAGIQQQDIILSLNNVKIESAEQFVEIAEALPAGKSVPVLVQRNGAAQFLAIRIPD
- a CDS encoding sigma-54-dependent transcriptional regulator → MSHATHYAQALIIDDEADILELICMTLSGMQIDCVTAENLAQAKQAIQQQAFDLCFTDMRLPDGDGLEFVKWLQGVRPELPVAVITAHGNVDLAVQALKSGAFDFVAKPLKLRALRDLVNAAMKLSPVRPRQQERRSRHRLLGDTTVMRDLRSKVTKLSRSQAPVYISGESGTGKELVARLIHDLGARRDQAFVPVNCGAIPSELVESEFFGHKKGAFTGAIADKQGLFQAADGGTLFLDEVADLPLMMQVKLLRAIQEKSIRPVGSHEEITVDVRVLSATHKDLVQCVKNGSFREDLFYRLNVIELNVPALRDRASDIPLLAEAILQRLADKNQQRNPSLSEAAMAALQNYAFPGNVRELENTLERALTWSEGEEIKPQDLMLPKRPQRLSAEDSPEFNNDQNNEETALAEDLSAQMASQERVLIEQALSETRWNRTAAAKKLGISFRALRYKLKKLDID
- the rpoE gene encoding RNA polymerase sigma factor RpoE; translation: MSVDQELVERVQAGDKKAFDLLIMKYQQRIIHVITGFVHDPVEAMDVAQEAFIKAYRALPGFRGDSAFYTWLYRIAINTSKNHLTASARRPPVSDVDAMDATIYYDAPELKEFETPENSLMSIELEQAIQQVIEDLPEDTATAIKLREFEGMSYEEIAQAMDCPIGTVRSRIFRAREAIDKQVKAVMGEED
- a CDS encoding protein YgfX; protein product: MNAPRLEVTIVPSRIAVWLAIVLHLLAIIAILIATLSVGMKLAIIIFVAWHYVYFFKRRQASLRQFLIVDDATGWQLTDEQGHACLITIKQCFVSLPLIIIHYHTQQKGKRSLVLFCDSISAEHGRQLRIRLSQPVGPQ
- a CDS encoding sensor histidine kinase — protein: MADPDIVSDPVIVDNPWRALRLFSGYRLFLATVLFAVSFWQLPPDYLGQKLPDLFQLIAAGYLLLAVGLLWLCLRDGGEFVSQCRWQLLLDILMLSLIIHTSGGLQTGLGALLIVIVVAGGAMIPGRMAAFIAAVATLAVLIEATYGEVAGQNTGHFSQAGILGAIFFVTALLAQIVSQTMQRSQSLAEQRASELNKLANLNQHIIQRMQDAVLAIDMQGRVSLFNESARKLLAIAEQQPGFLLKEAVPELASQLQRWHLRDPEAFQPFQPRHDLPELQARATRVETGETLIFVENITELAQQAQQLKLASLGRLTASIAHEIRNPLSAISHAGELLAEQRSGDASINKLTAIIQRHSSRMNLIIETILQMSRRKSTQPGSVLLATWLEKLIEEFSETKALPASKLQLTVKQPLTRVRTDPQQLHQILWNLLDNGLHHADLSADTPLAIVVEEHADQVWIDVLDNGQGVSEKALKHLFEPFYSARQGGTGLGLYLARELCQANGARLHYLADAGSCFRITFPVQK
- a CDS encoding MucB/RseB C-terminal domain-containing protein codes for the protein MLRTLAFTLFFLMPGLAWSSSDAIDLLERMTRAGKELTYQGVFTYHNDSAIQSVQIYHRNNELGEMERLISLNGAAREVIRSNDMVTCINPEVEQVNVSRRPLGQGFPSDLPRRLRSATPFYEVTLGDIERVAGRQSQVLAITPVDDYRYGYRMWVDIETDLLLKSELLSETKAVLETFSFSSIDTQTPIEDHQFKAQTGGHEMIWYQSEPGTPLDTSSDKLISNWQANWLPEGFSLVAAQNRLRANNGAYVEQRVYSDGLSAVSVFIEKTRSRPAHLLGVSNVGAMNAYGKIIHAHFVTVVGEVPAHTVEKIGTNITFQLSGTAP
- a CDS encoding sigma-E factor negative regulatory protein; translated protein: MTVNHREMLSALMDGQLSGDALTEAIELISNDADVKADYLRWQHTRDVMHGYTRGLKQRPVDLTLRLSAQLANEPVYSQSERRHQSNIIRFPAKVWKQAAGLAVAASVGALAVVGVMQPSIQTGFQSMPVAAVESAPQTASTSPVVRVNRWIVEAPEVEDRLNHYLVDHNEYAGGAGMFSYGRVVSYGAEQ
- the nadB gene encoding L-aspartate oxidase; this encodes MATTHQFDLLIIGSGTAGLTLALHMADTANVAVISKSQLEEGASLYAQGGISVVLDKTDSLQSHIDDTITAGDGLCDPEVVKYTVEHAREAVEWLIEQGVSFTRDEDKHSHFHLTREGGHSHRRIIHSADATGRAVETTLLDKAKAHPNIHLFPYHIGIDLITSRKQLGAQENTCLGCYALDIKADKPITFLAPVTVLATGGAGKVYLYTSNPDVSTGDGIAMGWRAGCRIANMEFIQFHPTCLYHPKAKSFLISESLRGEGALLKLADGTRFMPAFHELAELAPRDIVARAIDHEMKRLGHDCVYLDISHQPAGFIQSHFPTIYQRCLSFGIDISQSPIPVVPAAHYTCGGIVTDVHGRTDIPGLYAIGETAHTGLHGANRMASNSLLECLVFARAAAKDIQQSQITRPISAIPEWDDSRVFPAKEAVAISHNWDELRRFMWDYVGIVRSNERLHKARQRLSLLKQEIDEFYSRHHISNDLLELRNLADVAELIIRSAQTRHESRGLHFNLDYPTLNPHQPPENTLIAGQQAD
- a CDS encoding response regulator transcription factor; this encodes MNPNILIIEDDLTLNTQLKDMLNEAGFTVWQAFDASPVSELLDSHPIDLILLDLNLPDVSGHGVLEQIRQQSDKPVIVISARDADSERILGLKNGADDYLIKPFNFIELRLRIEAILRRCANLQTKTDVASLTSGALRLIKHPQTVLYQEQHVKLTSVQFNILWALVAQDGQPLSKPALYRMVLKKEFSRYDRSLDMHISRIRRKLVAAGMPAGQLQTIHGTGYCLQ